A region of Streptomyces deccanensis DNA encodes the following proteins:
- the dnaG gene encoding DNA primase — protein MAGRINDEDVKAVRDAVPIDAVVSEYLQLRNAGGGNLKGLCPFHDEKSPSFQVSPSKGLFHCFGCQEGGDTITFVMKVDHLSFSEAVERLAGQAGITLRYEEGGYNPSHQRGERIRLVEAHKIAAEWYAEQLATSPEADTGRIFLAERGFDQAAAVHFGVGYSPQGWDHLTRFLRGKGFTDKELLLSGLSQEGRRGPIDRFRGRLMWPIRDIGGDVVGFGARKLYESDNGPKYLNTPDTAIYRKSQVLYGIDLAKKDIAKASRAVVVEGYTDVMACHLAGVTTAIATCGTAFGGEHIKILRRLLMDNGSARVIFTFDGDAAGQKAALRAFEDDQKFAAETYIAIAPDGMDPCELRLAKGDEAVAELAEPRTPLFEFALRQIVARYDLETPAGRAAALDEAAPIVARIKNSGAQHEVAVQLAGMLGILDTQFVVKRVAQLARWARERGGQGPAPAAQRGAAPYESTARPPSGPALTLRNPVFATERELLKLALQRPELVAPAFDAYGVDEFTAAPYAAVREAIIEAGGVEYGAEDPQEYLVRVREAAPDDTVRAMVTELAVEAIMRKTVDDVYAGAQLVTVRRRAVERRVRDVQGSLARAAAQGDPAQLAAVQNELWVLQQYDQALRERGAEAL, from the coding sequence CGATCGACGCCGTGGTGTCCGAGTACCTCCAGCTGCGCAACGCGGGCGGCGGGAACCTCAAGGGCCTCTGCCCGTTCCACGACGAGAAGTCGCCGTCCTTCCAGGTCAGCCCCAGCAAGGGGCTCTTCCACTGCTTCGGCTGCCAGGAGGGCGGCGACACCATCACGTTCGTGATGAAGGTCGACCACCTGTCCTTCTCGGAGGCCGTCGAGCGCCTGGCCGGTCAGGCCGGCATCACCCTGCGCTACGAGGAGGGCGGGTACAACCCCTCCCACCAGCGCGGCGAACGGATCCGCCTCGTCGAGGCGCACAAGATCGCCGCCGAGTGGTACGCGGAGCAGCTCGCCACCAGCCCCGAGGCCGACACCGGCCGGATCTTCCTCGCCGAGCGCGGCTTCGACCAGGCAGCCGCCGTCCACTTCGGCGTCGGCTACAGCCCCCAGGGCTGGGACCACCTCACCCGCTTCCTGCGCGGCAAGGGTTTCACCGACAAGGAACTGCTGCTGTCCGGCCTCTCCCAGGAGGGCCGCCGGGGCCCGATCGACCGCTTCCGGGGCCGCCTGATGTGGCCCATCCGCGACATCGGCGGGGACGTGGTCGGCTTCGGCGCGCGGAAACTGTACGAGTCGGACAACGGGCCCAAGTACCTCAACACCCCCGACACGGCGATCTACCGCAAGTCCCAGGTCCTGTACGGCATCGACCTCGCCAAGAAGGACATCGCCAAGGCCAGCCGGGCCGTCGTGGTCGAGGGCTACACCGACGTCATGGCCTGCCACCTCGCCGGCGTCACCACCGCCATCGCCACCTGCGGCACGGCCTTCGGCGGCGAGCACATCAAGATCCTCCGCCGGCTGCTGATGGACAACGGCAGCGCACGCGTGATCTTCACCTTCGACGGCGACGCGGCCGGCCAGAAGGCGGCCCTGCGCGCCTTCGAGGACGACCAGAAGTTCGCCGCCGAGACGTACATCGCGATCGCCCCCGACGGCATGGACCCCTGCGAACTCCGCCTGGCCAAGGGCGACGAGGCCGTCGCCGAACTGGCCGAACCCCGCACCCCGCTCTTCGAGTTCGCCCTCCGCCAGATCGTCGCCCGCTACGACCTGGAGACCCCCGCCGGCCGCGCCGCCGCCCTCGACGAGGCCGCGCCGATCGTGGCCCGCATCAAGAACAGCGGCGCCCAGCACGAGGTCGCCGTGCAGCTCGCCGGCATGCTCGGCATCCTCGACACCCAGTTCGTCGTCAAGCGCGTCGCCCAGCTGGCCCGCTGGGCCCGCGAGCGCGGCGGCCAGGGCCCGGCCCCGGCCGCCCAGCGCGGGGCGGCGCCCTACGAGTCCACGGCCCGGCCCCCGTCCGGCCCGGCCCTCACCCTGCGCAACCCGGTCTTCGCCACCGAACGCGAACTCCTCAAACTCGCCCTCCAGCGCCCCGAGTTGGTCGCCCCGGCGTTCGACGCGTACGGCGTCGACGAGTTCACCGCCGCCCCGTACGCGGCCGTCCGTGAGGCGATCATCGAGGCGGGCGGCGTGGAGTACGGCGCCGAGGACCCGCAGGAGTACCTGGTCCGCGTCCGCGAGGCCGCGCCGGACGACACCGTGCGGGCCATGGTGACGGAGCTGGCGGTCGAGGCGATCATGCGCAAGACGGTCGACGACGTCTACGCGGGCGCACAACTGGTCACCGTGCGCCGCCGGGCCGTGGAACGCCGGGTGCGCGACGTCCAGGGCAGCCTGGCGCGGGCCGCCGCCCAGGGCGACCCCGCCCAGCTGGCCGCCGTACAGAACGAGTTGTGGGTCCTCCAGCAGTACGACCAGGCGTTGCGGGAGCGGGGCGCGGAGGCGCTCTGA